AACAGTTAGgagtagaaaaataaaaatgatttaactaGAAAGCTTTCTGTTTTACTTTGGTGCATAAATGTGACTCAAAATTATGGAGCATGTCACATATGATCGGCATAAAAAATTTAGTTAAAAGATTATATGAATCAAGAATTTCTTAGTATATGGTAATAATATTAATGGACtttgctttttatatatatatatatatatatatatatatatatatatatatatatatgtgtgtgtgtatatatatatatgtgtgtgtatatatatgtgtgtgtatatatgtgtatatatatatgtgtgtgtatatatatatatatatatatatatatatatatatatatatatatatatatatatatatgtatatatatgtatatatatatgtatatatatatatatatgtatatatatatgtgtatatatgtgtatatatatgtatatatatgtatatgtatatgtatatatatatatatatatatatatatatatacacacacaggtgctggtcatataattagaacaTCATCAAAAAgtgatttcagtaattccattaaaaaagtgaaacttggataatgtatacattcattccacacagactgatatatgtcaagtgtttttttccttttaattttgatgattataactggcAACTAatgaaaaccccaaaatcagtatctcagaaaattagaatattgtgaaaaggttcaatattgaagacaccgggtgccacactctaatcagctaattaactcaaaacacctgcaaaggcctttaaatggtctctcagtctagttctgtaggctgcacaatcatggggaagactgctgacttgacagctgtccaaaagacgaccattgacaccttgcacaaggagggcaagacacaaaagatcattgctaaagaggctggctgttcacagagctctgtgtccaagcacattaaaagagaggcgaagggaaggcaaagatgtggtagaaaaaagtgtacaagcaatagggataaccgcaccctggagaggattgtgaaacaaaacccattcaaaaatgtgggggagattcacaaagagtggactgcagctggagtcagtgcttcaagaaccaccacgcacagacgtttgcaagacatgggtttcagctgtcgcattccttgtgtcaagccactcttgaacaagacaccaCGTCAGAAGTGTCTCGCCTGGGcgaaagacaaaaaggactggagtggtccaaagttatgttctctgatgaaagtacattttgcatttcctttggaaatcaaggtcccagtgtctggaggaagagaggagaggcacagaatccacattGCTTGaggtccagtgtaaagtttccactgtcattgatggtttggggtgccatgtcatcttctcgtgttggtccactgtgttttctgaggtccaaggtcaacgcagccgtctaccaggaagttttagagcacttcatgcttcctgctgctgaccaactttatggagatgcagatttcattttccaacaggacttggcacctgcacacagtgccaaagctaccagtatctggtttaaggaccatggtatccctgttcttaattggccagcaaacttgcctgaccttaaccctatagaaaatctatggggtattgtgaagaggaagatgcgatacgccagacccaacaatgcagaagagctgaaggccactatcagagcaacctgggctctcataacacccgagcagtgccacagactgatcgactccatgccacgctgcattgctgcagtaattcaggcaaaaggagccccaactaagtattgagtgctgtacatgctcatacttttcatgttcatacttttcagttggccaacatttctaaaaatcctttttttgtattggttttaagtaatattctaattttcagagatactgaatttgggattttcattagttgtcagttttaatcatcacaattaaatgaaataaacatttgaaatatatcagtctgtgtgtaatgaatgaatataatatccaagtttaactttttgaatggaattactgaaataaatcaactttttgatgatattctaattatatgaccagcacctgtgtgtgtgtgtgtgtgtgtgtgtgtatgtatatatatatatatatatatatatatatatatatatatatatatatatatatatatatgtagtgactcgcctcaatctgggtgtcggaggacgaatctcagttgcctccgcatctgagaccatcaatacgcgcatcttatcacgtggcttgttgagcgtgttaccgcggagacctagcgtgtgtggaggcttcatgttaTTTTCCGCAGCATCCTTGTCTCACCACGTGCCcgaccgagagtgagaaccacataatggcgaccacgaggaggttaactctacgtgactctacccaccctagcaaccgggccaattggttgcttaggaagcctgacagcacaccctgaattcaaacttgtgactccaggtgtggtagtcagcatctttacttgctgagctacccaggcccccctgctCCGGAATATTAAttctattatgtcatttttttccaGGTGGACAAGATTAGAGACAAAAATGATGATGACTGAAAGGCAGACATTGTCATGTGGGTGATAATTGGCTGGAGAAGTAACATCATATTACTATGAAGGCTTTAcgcaaaataatttaaattacttGATTGGACGCTCACAAGAAGGTTCTTAAGGTTGAGAAGGTTCTCAAGCAATGTCTACATATATGACccaaataatattaaaatgctGCATGTTAATTTTGCTTTGAGGTGTACACattggacatgtttttgtgttcaaAAGCAGATACAAGGTGTGCAAAGGAATAAAACGCAGTAgtctttacttttttttaacatGACTTGGCAAATGCTATTGAAATGCTCACTTTAGAACCCTGTCCTGTACttgaaaatgtatctgttttgGAGAGTACCTAAAGTAACAATACTCGGTCTCtaaaaataaatcccagttgCCTTGTGTGTAGAACTTCAGTTTCCAGTAGCACCAGTTTACATGCATCACATTTATGCTAATggtttctaaatatatttgtcttttagatcttagtgaaTGGATACTAAGATTGGAATTTGTATCTTTTTTGTAACAATTAATTGATTTAACTTTCTGATTGTAGGTGTTGATCCTGCTGCTGCAAATGCCTCTACTACTGTTATTACCACAAACAATGTCTCTGGAATTGAAGCCATGTGCCCCTCATCCAAAGAAGATTTTGTTGCATTTGAAAAATTACTGAAAGAGAAGATAACACAGTTTGAAAACTCAGTGCATTATTCCAGCTTTTTGGAGTCACTGTTTCGAGAGCTTTGCATTTCATGTAAGTGCATAAATTAATTTGTGTATTTCGACTGAATAATTTAACTGATtgtcaattattttaatttttttgttcttcATATATTGGTTGTGATGAGATATTACTGATATTTACCCTGGAGTTTACCCTGGACTGAAGGCTAATAAGCACATtctgttctttctttttctcagtGGAAGTAGATGACCTGAAGAAAATAAGTAATTCTTTGTCTGTTCTACTCACTGAAAAACAAAGGCAAGAAAAGGTAAGTTGAATGATGTGAAAAATCAATCAGGTAGTCTTGAGTCCACTTTTGTCTGTGTACATTTCTGTTGGTAGGCATTagattcattaaaggaatagtttaccccccccaaaaaaattaatttactcaccttcatgccatcccagatgtgtatgacttttttttaattcagctaaacacaaacaaatatttttagatgaatatttctgctctgtaggtccatactaagcaagtgaatggtaatcagacctttttgagctccaaaaaggagataagtcagcataaacataatccatcagactccagtggtttattcaatgtcttctgaagcgaaccAGTTgagtttgggtgagaacagaccaaaatacaactGCTTATTTACTGTACAACTTTCCATTTCAGTCTCtatgcacgatcatgatttcatgctcgattagacttcctagtgcttgatgcatgtgcagagcgaTGCAATATGGAAGAtgtaatgcaatgaaagtgatgatgcaataggaagtgtaatcaagcttgaaatcataatcacaAAGGAAACTACAGTCAAGAtgaacagtgaaaaaggagttatatttttgtctgttctcacccaaaatcaactgaattgcttcagaagacattgaataaaccactggattatgtttatgctgacttgatctgtttttggagcttcaaaggcctgatcaccatttacttgcattgtatggacatacagagccgagatattcttctaaaaatgtttgtttgtgttctgcatgagggtgagtaaatatttttgggtgaactatccctttaagttttttaatttgtgCTAGAGGAACCCATTAAAACTATTTGAGTGGAAATCACATGAAGTGATGTCTAATCAAGGATCATACTCGTATTGGCTATTTGTATTACTCTCTATTGTTTATGATGATCAAATGATCAGTAGAATTTGTTTTTATCTCAATTTGTTGCCCTTGCATTACCCACAGGAAAAGAAGGcaaataagaaaaagaagaaaggtGTGCTCCCTGGTGGTGGTTTTAAAGCAAACATGAAAGATGACTTTGATTTTGGTGACTTTGATGGCGGGTTCGGAAATGACTATGATGACTTCATGTGACAAAGGCTGATCATCCCCCTTCCAATTCCCTCCAAATCACCCCTGTAGACATGCAGCCATACCTTTCATGCTACACAGTGCCATCTTTGGGTAAACTGAGCAACCTGTCAACCCTTTACTTGATTTCAGTGGTGACCTACTCTTCATGAAGCTGCTATCATGCCATTGGCCCCAGGTGACAAAAGGGCAAGGCAAATTTATTCAGATGgccttgaaatatttttttattaccaaAACAGACTGTATTGTGTGGGACATCTTTTGTGGAGTTGTCTACTCTGATTGAAACAAGAATTTCAATGCCTTACTGAGAACTTTGTAGAACATatcttttttgcttttattaaaagtGACTTCTGTTTTAAAAGCTGTGCAATTTCAGTTACGCAATTAAATGTGATGCTCTATGCAAACTAATATCTTCACAAGAATGTCCTTTTTGAAAGTATGGTTGTACTTTTCTTACAGATTTCTCAACAAGTACAAACAGTATCACAGCCTTTCCAAATGTAAACCCGATACatttaattaagtttttaaaGAATGAAGGTTTGTCGGTGCTTTTAGAGTCAACACTACATCATTAACAGGTGGCACACTGAATAAATGAAGGGATGAAAAACTTTTGAAATGAAagtaaaacaaaactgaaatcaAGCATCATCTTTAATTTGTAGAACTTGACAGTGTCATCATTTAAAAGCAACAAATATCAATTGAATTATGCTTTATTggaggttttttttgttttgcttttcctacagagggtttttttttattcagtattgCTGCACACTTGATCAGTTGATTTAAGATTCTCGGAATTGCCTATCATGTAAAATATGGTAACACTTAAGAgtctatacatttacatttgtaaatgcactgggtatcatgaacaatgaacacattTTGACTGCATTtagtaatcttggttaatgttaatatataaatacactaTTGGTCATAGTTTGTTCGTGATAGTGTACAGTATTGCATTAGTcaatgttaaagggttagttcacccaaaaatcatttactcaccctcatgccatcccagatgtgcattaaTGACTTCTGCTTATCACAAAcagagtttttagaagaatatcagcctaaaattaatccatacatctccagtggtttaatcaatgattTCTGAAGCGCTCCAGTTGATTTTGGGTAAATAATTTTCCACTGTGCATCTTGACAGCAGTCGATTACACATACTAGtgtttgacgcatgcacagaatGGTAGCTAAAGGAAGcacaagcttgaaatcacgatcaccaaggagaccgctgtacagtgaaaaaggagttacattttggtctgttctcacccaaaaccaactggattgcttttgaagacattgattaaaccactgttgTCTGATGGATTATGCTGACTATGCCTGCAtccgaaaactggaaaatgctccCTTTGGAGGCTGTATACGGGGGAAAAAATGGTGATTTTCAAACTTTTGCAAGACCAGTTTCCTAAAAGTTCCATCAATTCATAAACGCTGtcggttaagccattaactgattaggcagcaagtcagctgcctacgttttcggatgcagccgGCATCtgctttttgggcttcaaaagtctgatcaccattcacttgcattgaatggacttacagagctgagatattcttcaaaaaaatttctttttgtgttctgcagaagaaagtagaTATCTTGGATtagagtaaatcatgagagaataaaTTTTTTTGGATGACTGCATTTTATGTTAAGAATTGATTAGTAAGCATATGTagtatataattaataaatgctttaaaagctttgtttattgttaattcatTGTAACTCGCTTTAAtcattgtgaagtgttaccaaaaGTATGTTCGCTCTTGATGGTAGATTTGAATGATTACTTGCTAAAGTAACAGATAGACGGGGCTTGTTTAGTTTGACCTTTTATATCTTTACAATAACTTCTACAGGCATGCATGTAGTAAAATTAAATTTAAGCTTATTTGCTAAGCAgcaaaaatattcataaaaatattttttctaaactTTGGAGAGAATTTTCTCACAAAATCATTAAAATTGAAAATTCATAATACTAATATacttattgtaattattataataataagacTCAAAGGCAGTGTTGTTTTTTAAGATTCAAATTTTTAGAGTTTGGACAACTTCAGAGTTTTTCAAATTTGTGAATGATAAATGGCACCAAATGGTTTGGTTGGGTGGAAGAGGGTTGTTTAACTGCTTTGTCTTTAGTACTCTGAAGAATGCAATAAATATTCTATATATACAATTTCAAGTAATAAAATATTTGCCACAGTACAAGtgaataaaaatgcataaaatataactTCCATGAAGCGCAGGTTCCTCTGGAGTTGCTATTTCTAAAATAGAGTACTTTTTGTAAGGTTTTTGTTAGCTTTTAATGGGGTAAAATTGTGAAGTTAATTGAAAAAGTATTGTTTTCTCCTTCCCTCTGTATAATTTGCTATGAAATTCATGAAATGCGTAATATTGTTTGCCAGTTTACATTTTTATCAGCCACCCTAAATGACTGATTCACTGGACTTTACCCCAGCCATATACAAGTACATATGTACTTTCCTCACATCCTTCTGGCTCTGAAATGACTTAAATTCAGTAACTTGGAACTGAACTTGATAAAAACTCCTATAAGAGCAGCCCCCATTGGAAATGGGTCTGTTTTGTCTCATATAGGGTTAAGTTCTGCTTGGGATGTCAGCCAACGGTCTGGGCACGTGTGTTGGAATAACGAGTACTCCTCTTCCTACTGCGAGGTGCTGTTGAGCCTCCTCTCTGCCTCCTGTTTCCTCGTCCCTGCCGTGCACTTCCAGCTGTGGCCTGACCCAGTGAGTTCTGCATCTGCTGGAACATACTCTGCCTAGTGACCTCTTTATCTCCACAGGTGAATGTCAGTGCCACACCCTCATAGATTTTCATGACTCGGGAGGTACCATCTGATGTACCATCAAAGCAACGGCCAAGCGCAATTTCTTTGGCTGTGCGGGGGTCTTGGTCAGTCACTGTATAGATACCATAGTTGTGGCCCAGTGGGTCCAGAGGAGCAAGCATAGTAAACTCATTTGTGTCATTGTTGACAGCCAGTGGGAGATGATTTACCAAATATTCCTGTAGCATACTATTTACACTGTCTCTCTTGCAGTTGCCCTGAGGAATTACATTTACAAGAGTGCGATCCACTCGGTCCTGGTCATAGAGCATCCCACTGCACTTAAATTCCAGACACACTGCGGAAATGGTTGATTGGTCCCTGTCTCGGATGCTTCGGTTGTCACGTATACCATACAGTTGGCCAACAGTTTTTGGGTGGGTACCCCCCATATTGCGAGAACGAACATTGAGCTCATGGCCACTGTTGAGTTTGACTTTAATATAGCAAGCCCTGTATTCCATGGGCTTTGGCCACCAACTCAAGTAGTCTTCTGTCCAGCTCATTGGATCATCCTCATTGAAAGGCACTGTGTTGTAATCATAGCGATCTCCCTCGACTCTTGAGAAACGGAAGTGAGCTGCGCTGAATGGAGCTTCCTCACACTCTTTAAGTTTGTCATATGAGTAAACTGGACCATTGGCTTCCTCAGCTGCATTTGTCCTGGGTTTGGCCACATTCATGCTGAATGCTGTCTTTTTTATTCTGGGATCATCATGGTCAGTGCGTTTATAGTTAAGTTTATTCAAATAGGGTTGCGGGACACCAATTCTGTTCGGATTCAACTTTGGAGATGATGCTACTGACTCAAGCTCTTCTCCCCCAAGGTTGGCCATGACATAAGCTGTGTATGCATCTGCTTTTTGTTCATCACAGAAGGCTGGAAGGCATGCACCATTTGGACCAGTGATGACACTGTCAAATCTACCCCAAGCCCGAGGGTTGGTTGAAAACCCTGGTGTGGGCTCCATATTTATTAAAGTCACAACAACTCCTTCAGTTTGCTCACTCTGCATAAATCTTTCACTGCGGAAAGCTCTCACTTTCACATAACATCTCCTGTTCTCGGGTACATCCAAGTTAAACAGTCGCCTCTCACGGATTTCCATATTACCTATAAGGAAGGTCCTCTCCTCTCTTTTCCCTCGTTGCTGTTTCTCAGCATGGAATTGCCCCTCCTCTTCCCACAAGCCAGTATCAGGATTAAGGGACCACAACTTCATAGTCTTTAAGTGCTCGGGCATCTTCACTTGTGCTGCATCGAGACGCACTTTCACCTCACCAGCATTGAGTTGCTCCGCTCCTTCCTGATCCCTGAAGTCTACAGAGAACATTCCATAAGTTCTCAATGGCAAAGTATCACCTTCATCACCGATGAAGTTGAGGTCACTCTGGGCAGCTGCTGCTGTTGATACATCCCTGGGGTCCAGGAAAGTCACACTGGCCTTGACATTCCCCATAAATACCTCTCCATTTTCTTTATAGAATGTGTTGGGTGGGATCTCAATCTCAGCAATAGGGTCCTGGCCCTCAACCTCTCCTAGGTCTAGCTTATTAGTCTCTCTTGAGCTAATGGTCACAGCTGGCTTTTTCCTCAATAGCTTGATCTCATGGTAAACAGCTCCACCTTTGGTATTGAATGGTAGTACTTTGGTGGTGTTCACAAACTTCTGCATGTTGTCCACAAATGTGATGACCAGACGCTCTCTGTCTGTTGGTACCTGGATTGAAAATGTGCCTTTGTATCCAGTTCGGCTTACTCTTGAGCCATCCATGTAGATATGTCCAAACCTCATGGGCTCACCAGTGTCTGCTGCAATAGCACGTCCACGAACAATAGCTTTGGTTTCCACACATGTTTTGCAACCACACTGAGCTACTACCATGATGGGTAACTGATAGCCCTGACATTGAATTTCTTTTTCCTCCATGTTTGAAATTCCACAGCAGTAGGACACTGAGTCTTTGCATCTGATGCCATTATCCAGCTTCCCAGTGCATGTGGATATAGGACATCTACCCACATCGTAATAGAACGAGTTAGTCTCTTTTTGAAAGCAGTCATGTGGAAGCCGGATTAGGTGGGGATCAGGCTTAGCAT
The sequence above is a segment of the Xyrauchen texanus isolate HMW12.3.18 chromosome 2, RBS_HiC_50CHRs, whole genome shotgun sequence genome. Coding sequences within it:
- the eif3jb gene encoding eukaryotic translation initiation factor 3 subunit J-B, producing MADSDSWDADNFETNEPIRSAVVRLDRWEGEDEEEDVKDNWDDEEEEKEENQKKAEVKDPEKKKISSKIKVKEVTQQKNQEELKNKLQETQISEKLSPEEQQAEKLRQKKLQEEADLELAREAFSVDPAAANASTTVITTNNVSGIEAMCPSSKEDFVAFEKLLKEKITQFENSVHYSSFLESLFRELCISLEVDDLKKISNSLSVLLTEKQRQEKEKKANKKKKKGVLPGGGFKANMKDDFDFGDFDGGFGNDYDDFM
- the cilp gene encoding cartilage intermediate layer protein 1 → MRARMGCLSIWTFHLFLLGITGTFAQGTWKSISGRSGTPNPDEDDHEWTTWFNVDHPGGKGDYEKLNVIHFYYRARVCEFPRALEARTTEWIPARNTGERVHADPAVGFWCINSEQPVGKNCSNYAVRFLCPRDNPSNVEVIWGPWSDWSPCSAQCDQMATQHRSRTCKSISKQCNGQAVEARSCQGPPCPGCNLQCVMGRVNAECDGCMCQDHTLLGSVRSAGGLPAPGAAILHAGPSPKLYTITDHNGHFQIPGICPDGNTTLMIKLHNHTPYKVIVPQSSKRTSIILLKLERAKRLYVLKNPENKARREGQTAAFCCKVNGSPEPDHYEWFHNGTLLNRRQYQYDETLVLKNLSLDQMGEYYCRASNEDGAIKSKPATLTVIGQNEPSCNAKPDPHLIRLPHDCFQKETNSFYYDVGRCPISTCTGKLDNGIRCKDSVSYCCGISNMEEKEIQCQGYQLPIMVVAQCGCKTCVETKAIVRGRAIAADTGEPMRFGHIYMDGSRVSRTGYKGTFSIQVPTDRERLVITFVDNMQKFVNTTKVLPFNTKGGAVYHEIKLLRKKPAVTISSRETNKLDLGEVEGQDPIAEIEIPPNTFYKENGEVFMGNVKASVTFLDPRDVSTAAAAQSDLNFIGDEGDTLPLRTYGMFSVDFRDQEGAEQLNAGEVKVRLDAAQVKMPEHLKTMKLWSLNPDTGLWEEEGQFHAEKQQRGKREERTFLIGNMEIRERRLFNLDVPENRRCYVKVRAFRSERFMQSEQTEGVVVTLINMEPTPGFSTNPRAWGRFDSVITGPNGACLPAFCDEQKADAYTAYVMANLGGEELESVASSPKLNPNRIGVPQPYLNKLNYKRTDHDDPRIKKTAFSMNVAKPRTNAAEEANGPVYSYDKLKECEEAPFSAAHFRFSRVEGDRYDYNTVPFNEDDPMSWTEDYLSWWPKPMEYRACYIKVKLNSGHELNVRSRNMGGTHPKTVGQLYGIRDNRSIRDRDQSTISAVCLEFKCSGMLYDQDRVDRTLVNVIPQGNCKRDSVNSMLQEYLVNHLPLAVNNDTNEFTMLAPLDPLGHNYGIYTVTDQDPRTAKEIALGRCFDGTSDGTSRVMKIYEGVALTFTCGDKEVTRQSMFQQMQNSLGQATAGSARQGRGNRRQRGGSTAPRSRKRSTRYSNTRAQTVG